Proteins encoded within one genomic window of Acinetobacter sp. WCHA55:
- a CDS encoding MerR family transcriptional regulator has protein sequence MNISELSKLSGLSTPTIRYYEQIQLLPKPKRLSNGYRQYSEEDLKQLYLIRQAQQVGFSLEEIKSLIPANIANWNHGKLIQTLKDKVQEIVKMQKMLAENKKNLLILIDSIQNKPQDLSCEENAHRLLNTYYAESESEA, from the coding sequence ATGAATATTAGTGAGTTGTCGAAACTGAGTGGGTTGAGTACACCTACAATTCGTTATTATGAGCAAATCCAGTTACTGCCTAAACCTAAGCGTTTATCGAATGGTTACCGTCAATATTCAGAAGAAGATTTAAAACAATTGTATTTGATCAGGCAGGCACAACAAGTTGGCTTTTCCTTAGAAGAGATCAAATCGTTGATCCCTGCAAATATTGCTAACTGGAATCATGGCAAATTGATTCAGACCTTGAAGGACAAAGTACAAGAAATTGTGAAAATGCAAAAAATGTTGGCTGAAAATAAAAAGAACTTACTGATCCTGATTGATTCGATACAAAATAAGCCCCAAGACTTAAGCTGCGAAGAAAATGCACACCGACTACTCAATACATACTATGCCGAATCTGAAAGTGAAGCTTAG
- a CDS encoding LysR substrate-binding domain-containing protein has translation MRITAARYAYLSVLQPYLGEFYQRYPRIQLEIAINDGTVNVSKEGYDLGIRFGNKIEEHVVARQILPKQTQGLFASKHYLEQHGVPQKPVDLKQHQLIGYRFTTANTLSPLLLQEDGKEISVEMPVSFVANDIEVNMDAIRQGIGIGRIFLINLKQQPDQENFIPVLKPYWRTFPPVYLYYLQNSQKSKRVRTLIDFLLEKIPLKKPLSLSVLSIFHYLSVQLSFTFRFGIVCIE, from the coding sequence GTGCGAATCACAGCAGCTCGTTATGCCTATCTAAGTGTTTTACAGCCCTATTTAGGTGAGTTCTATCAACGATACCCACGTATTCAACTTGAAATTGCGATTAACGATGGAACGGTCAACGTTTCAAAAGAGGGCTATGATCTGGGTATTCGCTTTGGTAATAAAATTGAAGAACATGTGGTAGCACGTCAAATTTTACCCAAACAAACTCAAGGATTATTCGCATCAAAACATTATCTTGAACAGCATGGAGTTCCGCAAAAACCTGTAGATTTAAAACAACATCAGTTAATCGGCTATCGTTTTACAACAGCAAATACGCTTTCTCCATTGCTTTTACAAGAAGATGGAAAAGAAATTAGTGTTGAAATGCCTGTCTCTTTCGTTGCTAATGATATAGAAGTCAATATGGATGCAATTCGGCAAGGAATCGGTATAGGTCGAATTTTTTTAATAAATTTAAAACAACAGCCTGATCAAGAAAACTTTATTCCTGTGCTCAAGCCATACTGGAGAACATTCCCTCCTGTTTATCTCTACTATTTACAAAATAGTCAAAAGTCTAAACGTGTAAGGACGCTCATTGATTTTTTACTGGAAAAAATACCGCTTAAAAAACCACTCTCCTTATCTGTGCTTTCGATTTTTCATTATTTAAGTGTTCAACTAAGCTTCACTTTCAGATTCGGCATAGTATGTATTGAGTAG